One Hypanus sabinus isolate sHypSab1 chromosome X2 unlocalized genomic scaffold, sHypSab1.hap1 SUPER_X2_unloc_3, whole genome shotgun sequence DNA window includes the following coding sequences:
- the LOC132385859 gene encoding zinc finger protein 420-like produces MSKQIHLVISNERTSPVHTEKMPLTCSDCGKEFTSSSQLRVHRRVHTGERLFTCSECGEAFTRSSHLLRHQLVHTGEKPFSCSECGKAFTRSSQLQEHQQTHTGEKPFSCSECGKGFTRSSDLKVHQQVHSGVSPFTCSECGKGFMHSSKLRRHLLVHTEERPFTCSECGKGFTQSSKLQTHWLVHTGEKPFACSVCEKGFTRSSQLKEHQRVHTGEKPFTCSDCGKEFARASQLSVHQRFHTGEKPFSCSECGKRFTLSSDLKVHQRVHTGERPFTCSDCGKRFIRSSQLNTHQCFHTGEKPFICSDCGKRFTLSFRLLRHQLVHTGEKPFICSDCGKEFARSSGLKIHQRVHTGERPFTCSDCGKEFAGSSDLKIHLRVHIGERPFTCSVCGKGFTHSSTLQRHQLVHTGERPFTCSECGKGFTQSSNLLSHQRIHTGERPFTCSDCGKAFAHSSTLLSHQRIHTGERPFTCPECGKGFTRSSKLQRHQLVHTGEKPFTFSDCGKGFT; encoded by the coding sequence ATGTCGAAACAGATTCATTTAGTCATCTCAAATGAACGAACGTCACCAGTTCACACTGAGAAGATGCcgctcacctgctcagactgtgggaaggagttcacttcgtcatctcaactgagggtacatcggcgagttcacactggggagaggctgttcacctgctcagaatgtggagaggcattcactcggtcatctcacctactgagacaccagctggttcacactggggagaaaccgttcagctgctcagaatgtgggaaggcattcactcggtcatctcaactacaGGAACATCAGCaaactcacactggggagaaaccgttcagctgctcagaatgtgggaagggattcactcggtcttctgacctgaaggtacatcagcaagttcattcTGGGGTGagtccgttcacctgctctgaatgtgggaaaggttTCATGCACTCATCCAAACTACGGAGACACTTGctggttcacactgaggagaggccattcacctgctctgagtgtgggaagggattcactcagtcatccaaactaCAGACACACTGgctggttcacactggggagaaaccgtttgcCTGCTCAgtatgtgagaagggattcacacggtcatctcaactgaaggaacatcagcgagttcacactggggagaaaccgttcacctgctcagactgtgggaaggagttCGCTCGTGCATCTCAGCTGAGCGTCCATCaacgatttcacactggggagaaaccgttcagctgctctgaatgtgggaagagattcactctgtcatctgacttgaaagtacatcagcgagttcacactggggagaggccattcacgtgctcggactgtgggaagcgattcattcggtcatctcaactgaacaCACATCAGTgctttcacactggggagaaaccgttcatttgctcagactgtgggaaaagattcactctgTCATTTCGCCTACTGAGgcaccagttagttcacactggggagaaaccgttcatctgctcagactgtggaaaggagtTCGCTCGATCATCTGGCTTGaaaatacatcagcgagttcacactggggagaggccgttcacctgctcagactgtggaaaggagtTTGCTGGGTCATCGGATTTGAAAATACATCTGcgagttcacattggggagaggccgttcacctgctctgtgtgtgggaagggattcactcactcatccaccctacagagacaccagctggttcacactggggagaggccattcacttgttctgaatgtgggaagggattcactcagtcatccaaccttttGTCACACCAGCGaatccacactggggagaggccgttcacctgctcagattgtgggaaggcaTTCGCTCACTCATCCACCCTTTTGTCACACCAGCGaatccacactggggagaggccattcacctgccctgaatgtgggaagggattcactcggtcatccaagctacagagacaccagttagttcatactggggagaaaccattcactttctcagattgtgggaagggattcacttag